One Phycisphaerae bacterium RAS2 DNA window includes the following coding sequences:
- the prkC_8 gene encoding Serine/threonine-protein kinase PrkC, protein MAFAFSQGDRPLPGYTILRGVGRGGFGEVYYATSDGGKEVALKYLRENPAVELRGVQHCLNLKSPYLVGIHDIRQNTDGDYFVVMEFVNGPSLRDLLNDAPNGLGPQKAAYLTREIGKGLAYLHDRGIVHRDLKPGNIFYEDGYVKIGDYGLAKMMAASQHSGQTVSVGTVHYMAPEVGSGNYDRTIDVYAMGVMLYEMLLGRVPFAGATMGEVLMKHLTAQPAVDELPAPFPDVIRKALAKDPKDRYQTVGELIADLFSVSSLDESVAAFEPGSLSQAARRVAQDINATMSASPRPGGVAVVGAGSSNVGGPLPPPIIPRTGRTSDRFGESPKDGGGRLPRLAERLTGRLIGNAARKYVDPTAPRGSPAEKLVVALLIACGLSIGISFVAPERGGSQVAASTVIFTEMLAVVQGVWLGTWLGYGRLNAQGAFIPRVLMAAFAWIAMMGNSALWSGLDSWARAMVPVMLFCDWDGRLYVGRRGIVSLGSAFYAGVCGLICGAIFTNHDAATIGGIAAAASLTLQAVAGMFPMAPGEVVPASIEGSNSYSQEGLEAEPKSPAARTNDSLRPFVAVEMGVGDSGGDADRGERRAKWGFGSADPKLAALSHESDQKDHRESQIPRSSGVRALWLLCAGVLQCTAILCFAAQAFMPEMRGDDQAISVLCGIVAENGFLYALTRSIRKYRIGLWRGVIRPGIFFLGTATASSAGAAMGLLKLDGESQFIALGFLLFGAMISLFVWFIPSPPPLTAAPPQTRDEAFRRNQLASRLKFAGVAGLVLTGALLTIFGITLSGNDMEDIAPPTCIPLGIGSVGMIVAGFWKGRARREPVEKVELPIKRVFDVDSSVTLSSIMERHMALLGYQLENRSELLWCFTRGQWMSHLWQSDIQKWKSRVNIAAYRLDNGDHRVTCRLDLEADFNQPSQKMLSLLKDELVELQRILNGRDVISPFGGEARS, encoded by the coding sequence ATGGCCTTTGCATTCAGTCAAGGTGATCGACCGTTGCCGGGATACACGATCCTGCGCGGTGTCGGCCGCGGCGGCTTCGGCGAGGTTTACTACGCCACAAGCGACGGCGGCAAGGAAGTCGCGTTGAAATACCTGCGCGAGAATCCGGCCGTGGAGCTGCGCGGCGTCCAGCACTGCCTGAATCTCAAAAGCCCTTACCTCGTCGGGATTCACGACATTCGACAGAATACCGACGGCGATTACTTCGTCGTAATGGAGTTCGTCAACGGCCCGTCGCTGCGCGACTTGCTGAACGATGCGCCCAATGGTCTCGGCCCGCAGAAGGCCGCTTACCTGACGCGCGAAATCGGCAAGGGTCTGGCCTATCTGCACGATCGCGGCATTGTCCATCGCGATCTAAAGCCCGGCAACATTTTCTACGAGGACGGGTACGTCAAGATCGGCGACTACGGCCTGGCGAAGATGATGGCTGCCAGCCAGCACTCCGGGCAGACGGTTTCGGTGGGCACCGTGCATTACATGGCGCCCGAGGTCGGCAGCGGAAACTACGATCGCACGATTGACGTCTATGCGATGGGCGTCATGTTGTACGAGATGCTTCTGGGCCGCGTGCCCTTCGCCGGGGCCACGATGGGCGAAGTCCTCATGAAGCACCTCACCGCGCAGCCCGCGGTCGATGAGCTGCCTGCCCCGTTTCCCGATGTCATTCGCAAGGCACTGGCCAAAGACCCGAAGGACCGTTACCAGACTGTCGGAGAGTTGATCGCCGACCTGTTTAGTGTCTCCTCGCTCGATGAATCCGTCGCCGCGTTCGAGCCGGGCAGTCTTTCGCAGGCCGCTCGCCGCGTCGCGCAAGACATCAACGCCACGATGTCCGCATCACCCCGGCCCGGCGGCGTCGCAGTCGTCGGCGCGGGCAGCAGCAACGTCGGTGGCCCCTTGCCTCCGCCGATCATTCCCCGCACCGGACGCACGTCCGATCGCTTTGGCGAGTCGCCGAAGGATGGCGGCGGCCGCCTGCCGCGCCTCGCGGAGCGGTTGACGGGCCGGCTCATCGGCAACGCCGCGCGAAAGTACGTCGACCCCACGGCGCCGCGCGGCAGCCCGGCGGAAAAACTGGTCGTTGCCCTCTTGATCGCGTGCGGCCTGTCGATCGGCATCAGCTTTGTCGCGCCCGAGCGAGGCGGTTCGCAGGTCGCCGCTTCGACCGTCATCTTCACGGAGATGCTCGCCGTCGTTCAGGGCGTCTGGCTGGGCACCTGGCTCGGATACGGCCGGCTCAACGCACAAGGGGCGTTCATCCCCCGCGTGCTGATGGCGGCGTTCGCATGGATCGCCATGATGGGGAACAGCGCGCTGTGGAGCGGGCTGGACAGTTGGGCACGGGCAATGGTCCCGGTCATGTTGTTCTGTGACTGGGACGGTCGACTTTACGTCGGCCGGCGCGGCATCGTCTCGCTCGGTTCAGCGTTTTATGCGGGCGTCTGTGGACTGATCTGCGGCGCGATTTTCACGAATCACGACGCAGCGACGATCGGCGGCATCGCCGCAGCGGCATCGCTCACGCTGCAAGCGGTCGCAGGCATGTTCCCGATGGCTCCGGGCGAAGTTGTGCCCGCATCGATTGAAGGTTCGAACTCTTACTCCCAGGAGGGACTGGAAGCTGAACCGAAGAGTCCGGCCGCTCGCACCAACGACTCGCTGCGCCCCTTTGTCGCCGTGGAGATGGGAGTCGGCGACAGCGGCGGTGACGCAGATCGCGGCGAGCGTCGTGCGAAATGGGGTTTCGGGTCGGCGGATCCAAAGCTCGCGGCGTTGTCGCATGAATCGGATCAAAAGGATCATCGCGAATCGCAGATTCCGCGCAGCAGCGGAGTCCGCGCCCTGTGGCTTCTCTGTGCGGGTGTCCTGCAATGCACGGCGATTCTCTGTTTCGCCGCGCAGGCCTTCATGCCCGAGATGAGAGGCGATGACCAGGCGATTTCCGTCCTCTGCGGCATCGTCGCGGAAAACGGATTCCTCTACGCTTTGACGCGCTCCATTCGGAAATACCGTATCGGCCTGTGGCGCGGGGTCATCCGGCCCGGCATCTTTTTCCTCGGCACAGCCACCGCTTCGTCGGCCGGAGCGGCCATGGGATTGCTCAAGCTCGACGGCGAATCGCAATTCATTGCTCTGGGCTTTTTGCTCTTTGGCGCTATGATCTCGCTCTTTGTCTGGTTTATCCCGTCGCCGCCGCCGTTGACCGCCGCGCCGCCCCAGACGCGCGACGAGGCGTTCCGCCGGAATCAGCTTGCGAGCAGGCTCAAGTTCGCCGGCGTCGCCGGGCTGGTCCTGACCGGCGCCCTCCTGACGATCTTCGGAATCACCCTTAGCGGCAACGACATGGAAGACATCGCCCCGCCGACCTGCATCCCACTCGGAATAGGCTCGGTCGGCATGATTGTCGCGGGTTTCTGGAAGGGCCGCGCCCGGCGCGAGCCGGTGGAAAAGGTGGAACTGCCCATCAAGCGGGTCTTTGATGTCGATTCATCCGTGACGCTTTCTTCCATCATGGAGCGTCACATGGCACTCCTCGGATACCAACTCGAGAACCGATCCGAGTTGCTCTGGTGCTTTACGCGCGGCCAGTGGATGTCGCACCTCTGGCAATCCGACATTCAGAAATGGAAGTCGCGTGTCAACATCGCCGCTTACCGGCTCGATAACGGCGACCATCGCGTCACCTGCCGGCTCGATCTCGAAGCCGATTTCAATCAACCCAGCCAGAAAATGCTCTCACTTCTCAAAGACGAGCTTGTTGAGCTGCAGCGCATCCTCAACGGGCGCGACGTGATCTCGCCCTTCGGAGGGGAGGCGCGCTCATGA